A segment of the uncultured Desulfobulbus sp. genome:
CTCAAGGTCTCGCACTTGGTTGATGATCGCGAACTCTTTATTACCAGTCTCAGCCGTGGGCAGCTTGCCGGAGAAAATTTCTTCACCCCTTCACTTTGGACCGTTACCCTGACCTCATTGACCCCATCACGCATCTACATCCTCCCTCAAGAAGCTCTAGCCCAATGGCAGGAGCAGTATCCCGGTCTTCGAGCCAAGCTCTACAATTACTATAAAACCTATGACAACATTGGCGGCATGCTCAAGAAAAAAGGGCTCAATCGCCGTAAAGATGAACGTTTTACCCTGGCACGCAAGATCCAAGTCCAGCCCATCAGCAACCAAGACACCCCCATTGGCCGCGGTTTTCGTTCAGAGACAGCTGATATCTCAGTGGGAGGTATTGCTTTTCTTATTCGTATATCGCGTCAGCAAAATGCACGCCTGCTCTTGGGACGACGCATGCAGGTTGTCCTTCCTGTCGGCGGTAAAATTGGCCAGATGACCTTTAAAGGGTTAGTCATCGGGGTTCAACCCTATCGTCAGCTCATTGGCAACTTCTCGGTGCACTTCAGGTTTGATCGCCCTATTGACCACCAGGAGTTGCAATCTATCCTTGGGTAGTCTGCTCTCTTTCACCTGCCTTAATTTTCGGATGAAAGGAAGAGTCCTCAACCTGATCGTCTGCAAAGGAGCAGTCTATGCCTGATGCTATGAGCCAGTTTTATCAACAACATCTTCCCAAAGGACAGCTGCACAATTATAGGCTGCAGGCCCCCTGCCCATTCTGCAAAGGGTCCGACACAGAGTCAAACGGTCGGATTCAGGTCCTGTTGAATCCCAACAGTTTCTTTCATGGCTATTTTCGCTGCACTTCTGGCTGTGTTCCGGGGGGCTTTGTCCTCCACTTTGGCCGACTCAGCAAGATTCCCCTGTCCCAGGTGCCTGGTTATGATCCTGACCGCGAGTACCCTGGCAGCAGCGTGGATTACCCGATCAAGAATCTCAACCAGGAACTCCTTGGTTTTCAGGCAAAACTCACCAGTGAGCAGGCTCTCCCTTTACAAAAAGCGAAAATCGGCAGTGGAGTGCTTAAAGAGCTGGCCATAGGATTTAATGGCAGGTACCTGGTCTACCCCTACCAGCAAGCGGACGGCAACTGTTACGCTGCGCGCTGTATTCATCCCACCCGTGGCGAGGACTGTTTCTGGTACGGTGATGAACGTTTTTTTGGCCAGGAATTTCGCCTTTTCAACGCTCCAGAAATAGATCGTTGTGAAAATGGCGCACTCTTTCTTGTTGAAGAAGAAAAAAATCTGCTGCCCATCAAACAGCTGGGCTTTCCCGGTATTGCTGTACCAACAGCTGCAGATCTTGAGGCAATTTCACCTGACCGGTTTGCCTGGATTCGCACCATTTTTCTCTGGGTGAATAACAACGCCGAATCGGAAGCCAAAGCCCGCACCTTTGCAACCCGCGTGGGTTTTAAAGTACGGCTTATCCGTTGGCCGGAGGATGCCCCAAAAAATGCCCAAATTTTCGAACTGGCAGTAAAGCAAGCAAACGACTGGGCCGGGACAGTTGGGGAATACCTGAAAAATGCCCGAGCCTTTTCCCCCTTTGCAAGTCCAGGTGCTGAATTCCATGGTTTTACCGAGCAACTGACCCAGGAATCGGGAGAGGCGTATACACAGCTCATCAGTGGTTTTCCTTTACTGGATCAGGCTCTGGGAGGGATGCATGGCATTAATATCATTGGTGGCCCCCCCAAGGCAGGCAAATCCGCCTTTTGTATTCAGATTGCAACCGATATGGCCCTGCGTAAGCTCCCGGTTATTTATTACGACTTTGAAAACGGACGACACAAGATCTACCTGCGCACCCTCAGTCGACTCAGTCGATTAAGTACAGCCCAAATCAAGGGAGCAGTACTGCAACCGGAAGGGCAATCAAGCTTGCAACAGGCACAGCAACAGCTCAAGAAATTACTTTTTTCTTTGCGGGTCGTAAACGATCGCAGCCTCTCACCTGAGACCATGCGACGGCATATTGATTTTCTGCGCCATGAGACTCGAAGTCCCTACACCGTCGTCGTCATCGACAGCCTGCACAAGCTCCCCTTTAAAGATATCAGCCAGAAACGCAGTGGCATTGATGGCTGGTTGCGTCAGCTCGAAGCGATTCGTGACGAGTTGGCGGTCAGTTTTCTGGTGATTTCTGAACTTGCGCGCAACAGCGAGGGGCAGTTTGACCAGCAGCCCCACCTGGGCTCTTTCAAGGGATCTGGAGATATTGGCTACTCTGCTGACAATGCCATGGTGCTTATGCCGTTGTGGAATCCCTTTGATACGACCTCAGCCCAGGACCGCGTCGATGAGTTATGGTTGGTAGCCAGCCGAGAGCAAAGTCCGGGCCGAATCGCTGGCTATCAAGTGGATTACCCCTACTGGGGCTTTATTGAGCAGAAATAACACAATTATTCCCACTCCTGCTGCCATTGGGTCAGCAGCTCCAGCGCCAAATTTTTTCGGTGTTCGCCCCGCTGCTTTTTGGGGATCTTACGACCGGTGAAGGCCAGCGGTGGAAACAGCCCAAAGTTAACATTTGAGGGTTGAAAATGTTTAGCCTCCGTGTTGACCAAATGGCGAATGAGTGCGCCATGGGCTGTGGCTGCTGGCGGAACAACAAGTGGTTTTTCCCGAACCATGCGGGAAGCATTCAGCCCAGCTAAGAGCCCCATGGCGGTGGACTCAATATAGCCCTCAACCCCGGAAAGCTGACCAGCTAAGAACACACCGGGGTGCTGCTGCATCTGCAGGGTTGTATCCAGCACCTCAGGGGCGCAGACAAAACTGTTCCGGTGAATGGACCCCAAGCGGAGGAAGATCGCATCTTCGAGCCCGGGAATGGCACGAAAGATCCGTTTTTGCTCACCATAGGTCAGCTTGGTTTGAAAACCGACCAGATTATAGGCGGTCCCTTCGCTGTTCTCCGCCCGCAACTGCACTACGGCGTAGTAGCGCTCTCCCGTAACCGGATGCGCCAGCCCAATAGGTTTCATTGGCCCAAAGCGTAGGGTGTCCGGTCCCCGCTCACACATCACTTCAACCGGCAGACAGCCTTCAAAATAATGGGGCTTCTCAAAATCGTGCAGGGGCACGGTTTGGGCATTACCTAAAAGGTCTATAAAATGGAGGTACTGCTCCTTTGTCATCGGGCAGTTAAGATAATCGCCAGGTCCTTCATCGTCCCAACGGGATTTTCGGTAGACAATATCCCAATTCAAGCTCTCTGCGTCCACGATGGGGGCGATGGCATCATAAAAGGCCAGGTGATTACCTCCGGTGAGCGTCTGCAAATGCTCGGCAAGCGGCCCCGAAAGTAAGGGACCGGCAGCAAGAATGACTGGCCCATCCGCAGGATTCGGAACTGCCTGCACTTCTTCACGGATCACCGTGATCAGGGGATGTTCCTCCAGCTTCTGGGTTACCATTTCGGCAAACTTACCCCGGTCAACAGCCAGAGCAGAGCCCGCTGGAACGGCAGTGGCGTCGGCACAACGCATAATCAACGAATCAAGACGCCGCATCTCCTCTTTTAAAAGACCGGCTGCGCTATCAACCGCATTGGAGCGCAAAGAGTTGGAGCAGACGAGTTCCCCCAGAAGCGGCATCTCGTGAGCCGGAGAATACTGCGTGGGCTTCATCTCATAGAGTGAAACAGGTATGCCTTGTTTGGCGACCTGCCAGGCCGCTTCAGACCCCGCCAAACCACCACCGATAATTTTCACTTTGTTCATAATGCTCCAGCAATCAATTGCACAAAATGTACTCGGTCAAAAGTCCCAGGAGTACATTCACAGTTCGTGATAAAAAAAGGCAGAGTGACGTGGAGCCACCCTGCCCATGGATCAATGATACAAGTGTATAGTTTTAATATCTATAATGCTCGGGCTTAAATGGTCCCTCGACATCTACGCCAATATACTCTGCCTGCTCGGCAGTAAGCTTGGTAAGCTGAACGCCAATCTTCTCCAAATGGAGACGGGCAACCTTCTCATCAAGTTTTTTCGGTAGAAAGTAGACTTTATTCTCGTAGTCTGTGCTGTTGTTCCACAGCTCGATCTGAGCCAACACCTGGTTGGTGAAGGAGTTACTCATCACAAAGCTGGGATGACCGGTGGCGCAGCCCAGATTTACCAGACGCCCCTCAGCGAGGACAATGATGCGTTTGCCGTCAGGGAAAATGACATGGTCGACCTGGGGTTTGATGTTCTCCCACTCGAGTTCACGGATACCGGCAATATCGATCTCAGAGTCAAAATGACCGATGTTGCAGACAATAGCCTGATCCGGCATCACGTCCATATGGGCACGGGTAATAACACGCAGGTTACCGGTACAGGTGACAAAGATATTGCCAATCGGAGCAGCCTCTTCCATGGTGACCACACGGTAGCCTTCCATGGCCGCCTGCAGTGCACAGATAGGGTCGATTTCTGTAACGAGCACTGTCGCTCCCATACCGCGCAGTGCCTGAGCACATCCCTTACCCACATCACCGTAGCCAACAACAACCGCAATCTTACCGGCAACCATGACATCGGTGCCGCGCTTGATGCCATCGATCAGGGATTCACGGCAGCCGTAGAGGTTGTCAAACTTAGACTTGGTCACAGAGTCGTTGACGTTAAAAGCCGGCGCTTTCAAGGTGCCCTGCTTGGTCATCTCGTAGAGACGATGGACACCTGTGGTGGTCTCCTCGGAGATACCACGAATTTCGGCCATCAACTCAGGATATTTTTCGTGGAGGACCAGGGTAAGGTCACCACCATCATCAAGGATCATATTAGGCCGCCAGTTGTCAGGGCCAAAGATGGTCTGATCGATGCACCACCAGAACTCTTCTTCGTTTTCGCCCTTCCAGGCAAAGGTGGGAATACCTGCAGCTGCCATGGCAGCAGCGGCGTGATCCTGGGTGGAGAAAATATTACAGGATGACCAGCGTAACTCTGCGCCTAACTCAACCAGAGTTTCCATCAGCACAGCAGTCTGAATGGTCATGTGAAGGCAACCGGCAATGCGGGCACCTGTCAAAGGTTTGCTTTTGCCAAATTCCTCACGCAGGGCCATCAGACCGGGCATCTCGGTTTCGGCGATGGCAACCTCTTTACGTCCCCATTCGGCCAGGCCCATATCGGCTACTTTATAATCACTCATCTGCTACTCCTTTTCTTCCCTGACCTTTCAGGGGTAAAACTTCAAAAAATATAATGGGGGGTGTATCAAGCTGGATCCGTGAGATTACAGCCCTGCAGCGTCTCTTAGTGCATCCACCTTATCGGTTCTCTCCCAGGTAAACTCGGGCCGTTCCCGACCAAAATGCCCATAGGCAGCGGTCTTGTGATAGATGGGTCGCAGGAGATCAAGCTGCTGAATAATTGCCTTGGGCCGCAGATCAAAGACCTGGCCCACGATCTTGACCAGCTGCTCCTCAGAGACCTTGCCCGTACCAAAGGTTTTTACGTTGATGGAAACCGGCTGGGAGATACCGATGGCATAGGCAACCTGCACCTCGACCTCGGTTGCCAGTCCTGCGGCTACGAGATTTTTGGCAACATACCGCCCCATATAGGAGGAAGAACGATCAACCTTGGAGGGATCCTTACCGGAGAAAGCACCACCACCGTGGGATCCACGGCCGCCGTACGAATCAACAATGATTTTTCGCCCGGTTACCCCACAATCCCCCACAGGACCACCGATAACAAAACGACCGGTCGGGTTAATGAAAAACTTGGTCTGTGCATCGATCATCTCGACCGGCAATACCGGCTTGATAATTTCTTCCATCACCCCTTCTTTCAGAGTTTCATAGCTCACATCCGGACTATGTTGGGTGGAGAGAACCACGGCCTCGATCCGCTTGGCTACATTATCTTCGTACTGGATAGTGACCTGGCTTTTGGCATCGGGCCGTAACCAGTCAAGCTTGCCGGATTTACGCACATCGGCCTGCTGCTTGGTCAAACGATGGGCATAGGTGATGGGCATGGGCATCAACACGCTGGTTTCGTCACAGGCATAGCCAAACATCAACCCCTGGTCGCCAGCGCCCTGATCCAGATCCAGACCGGTCCCCTCATCAACGCCCACAGCAATATCGGCAGACTGCTTATCGATGCTGGTCAAAACTGCACAGGACTGCCAGTCAAAACCCATGTCTGAAGAATTATAGCCGATCTCCCGGATAGTCTCGCGTACGATCTGGGGCATATCGACCCAGGCAGAGGTGGTGATCTCACCAGCGATCATGGCCATACCGGTGGTGACCAGGCTTTCGCAGGCAACACGGGCGTGTTTATCCTGCTCGAGAATAGCATCGAGAATAGCATCGGAGATCTGATCGGCAACCTTGTCGGGATGCCCCTCGGAAACTGATTCCGAAGTAAAAAGATGTGTAGACATGGAGTCTCCTTGTGGAGGAAAATAAAAACAGCGGTATATATTCAGGGAGAGGAGCACATGCTACGCGTCCAGCTCCGTAGGTTTAGTGAGGGGGATTACGGTTGATCAAAAATTTAGTATAATACTCCATCTCCTTCATACAATTCAACGGAAATGGCACGGGATGGCCAGCTCAACTTCTCTTTCGTTCGCAACAATAGTTTATCGTTGCCTGTTTTGAGTTGGGCCGAACACAGACATCTTAAATGATTGTCCTCGAAACCTTACCTTGCTGAAGCCGTAAGCATTCATCAGCCATGGATAGCATACCCTCCATCAACCACCAGGGTATGACCGTGCACCATTGTCGCCAACTTACTGCAGAGAAACAAAACAGTATCAGCAACATCCTCGGGCACCACCAGACGTCCAAGTGGAGTCCTTTCCATGGCAGCCCCAATGATATCATCACGATTGGGAAATTTTTTCAAGGCGTCTGTATCCACAACGCCAGCACTAACGGTATTAACAGTAATGCCTTTTGGACCTAATTCCACTGCTAAATGCCGAACCAGTGACTCAAGAGCTGCTTTTGAGGCACCAACGACTGTATAGTTAGGAATAGCTCGAACCGCACCAATAGATGAAATAGCGATAATCCGCCCCCCTTTGTTCATCATCGGCAGGGCTTGCTGGGTTATCAGCATCAGGGCACGGGCATTGATATTCACCGCCCAGTCCCAGTGCCTTGCTTTCAGTTCTTCGACGGGCTTGAGCACACCCGAGGCCGCATTGGACACCACGATATCAAGGCGATCATAGCGTTGACGAATTTCAGCAAACATGGCCTCCAGCTGCTCTTCATGCGCCAGATTTGCCCGCAGAGCCACACACTTCCCGCCCCGCTCTTTAATCGCGCTGACCACCTCACTCGCGTTGGTACGATGCCGTACATAGTTAATGATGACCTCGGCCCCCCGGGCAGCCAAACGCATGGCAACAGCCTTACCAATCCCACGGGAGCCACCCGTAACCAGTGCGACCTTGCCCTGTAAATCAATCATATTGTTTCCTCTCTTTGTTCACACAGATACTTTCGGGAAGAGCCCCTTTTTCCACTTCTCAGCAGTTATTTACCAAAGAGTTTAAATGCAAGTAACCAGCGGCGAAGGGAACTCCGCACGAAACGAAAAGGATTAAATCGGACTGGAATAAGTTCCTCTGGAAACATAAAACCATCGGTTGAAAAATCAGCCAAGGCACTACCCTGCAAGCGAATGTCGGCTGGATCAGCTCCAAAAATTCCAGCATGACGAGCGGCCTTCCACAACGGACAGCATTCAGGGGAGAGGCCAAGCAGGGTCATTAGGCTTGTGTCTAAAGCGACCGGGTTTGCAGCTCCTGCGAGCAGTCCCAAAGAATACGGCTTTCCATGAATCGGGCCGGTAACATGCATAGCTTCTATGCCATCAACCAGGCTGACCCCTGGGGGCAAGAGCGAGAGCAGCTCGACCAGATAGTCGGTAAAGTGGCCCTGTTTTCCTCCATGAACCATATGCCAGAGCGGTTTGTGCAAACCAGAGATACAGCCAAAATAGTTTTTCACAGCCATGGTCAAACGCATCTGTGCATGCGCCTTGAGCTTGGGGAGGTTTATCAGGTAATCGCAGTCCAAAACAGGGCTTGCCACCTGGGCACGTTTTCCGCTGGGCATCCGCTTTGTCGTCGAGTGAGAAAACTCGACTATTTTCACACCCAAATGATCTAGCTGTTCGGCTGCGCCAATCCTCTGCAATACAGAGCGGGCAGTCCCAAAGGCAGGCGAATCCCCAATGAGAACCTGGGCGCCCAAGTCACAACAGTATCTGGCAACGGCTAGAATCACATGAGCATTGGTACAGGAGAGTTGACAATTGGTAGCTGTAATCAGATTAGGCTTGAGCAGAATTCGCGCAGAGCGAAGAGTGGCTGTTGGCAAACCGCTTTCCAGCATCTGGACAATAGTATTCTGGAATTGTGCTCCACCGTAGGAGGTTTGCCGGCAAAGTCGTACACGAGGATCGAGAGACTGCATAGTTAAAAAAACCGGCTTGATCCAGTAGAACCAAGCCGGTAAAGGAGAGAAGAGATGAAGAATACCATATCCAAAGCATCAAACATGCCAATTAGCATCAAAATACAAAAAATACCAAATTTCATCCTATTATCAGAACATTAAAGCATGTGTCATGCAATAGCTGCGAAAACAAAAAAGAACAAAAAGTAAAAATAATATGACTCTTCAAAAATCACCGCATACAAACAAGAGCAAAAGTAAATAAAATCAGGCAGATATAAAAAATGCCATTTTTTACACCCTTTTACTCACTCCATCAATACTTTTGGATATTTTTTATACACCTTTCATTCATCCCTATCATTTTTCTCAGGTCCCTCGAATCTCCAGTGGAATCACCCGCACCCGCAAAACCCCTTCCTGTGCACTGATCTTCTCCTGCATATCGGCTGAGACAGGTCCTGCACAATCAATAATATTATAACCAACCGTGCCGTTACTTTTGTTGGTGTAGTTGATGATATTAATATTTTCACTGCCCAGCAGGTTACTGATCATGCCGATCATACCCGGCTGGTCACGATTGATCACGGTCAGTCGCGTATGCACCTCAACCGTGGGAATGGTTTCAATGTTGGGGAAGTTGACGCTGTGGACGATATTCCCGTATTCGAGATAGTTTTTCAGTTCCCTCACCGCCATGGTCGCACAGTTTTCTTCCGACTCGGCTGTGGAGGCACCTAAATGGGGGGTGACGAGAATTTTATCGTTGCCGAGAAATTTAACCGAAGGAAAGTCTGAAATATGGCCACGAAGCTGACCGTTTTCCAGGGCTGCCAAGACCGCATCTTCATCCACCACCGGGCCTCGGGCATAATTGATCAGGACGGCCCCTTCTTTGACAAACTCGAGAAAATCTTTGGTGGTCACATAGCCCCGAGTATTTTTGTTCAGCGGCATATGAATTGAGATAAAGTCGGCCTCACGTAGGGCCTCTTTGCGTGAACGAGTCAGGGTAACGTTGGGATCAAGGTGGTGAATATTATCCAAAGCTGGAAAAGGATCAAAGCCCACAACTTGGAGACCATGATGAAGCGCGGCATTCGCGACCCCGACCCCTATCTTGCCCAGGCCAAAGACAGCCATGGTCTTGCCCGCCATCTCCTCGCCTTTGAAAATTTTTTTCCGGGCCTCAACCTCTTTATTGATGGCGTCGTCATCCCTCATGCCGGTCAAGCCCTGACAGAACTCGATACTTTTCTCCACATTACGGAGCCAGATACCAAGGGACGTATAGACAAGCTCGACAACTGCGTTGGCATTGGCACCTGGGGTGTTAAAAACGCAAATCCCTTTTTCAGTGGCCTCATCGATGGGGATGTTGTTGACACCGGCACCGGCACGGGCAATGGCCAGTAGATTGGAGTAGCCGGAAGACAGGTCAATTTTGGTGGAGCGCACGACAATGCCATCGGGGTTTCCCTCCTCCGGATCAACATGGAACCGATCGGTGAACAGTTCCAACCCTTCCTGGGCAATGGCATTAATGGTCTTGATGGTAAATTGCTTCATGGTTCCGTCCTCTTCGATATTTAAAAATTGGGAAATACTTCAGGGGCGAACAACTTGCCTGCTCCACAAATCGCTGAGGAGAATAGTATCTGGCTACACAGCTAGACCCCACGATAGGAAAAACAGGTGCACTACAGCAATACAAAAACCAAACGGACCGCCACAACAAGTCAGCGAACCGCAAAACTCAGGCAGGGTACGAAAAAAAGGCGGGTGATGTCAAGGGAAAGGGAACGAGAAGGCACGCAGGGAAGAGAAAAAAAAGTACATTACTTATGCTTTGAAAATAAAAAAATCATATTTTCCGGTTTTTTTTCCTATTTTCCGAAATCTCACTTTTGAACGCAAGTGAACCCAGGATGCAAAAAATCGAATCATGGAGCAGGCCATGTTGACTCAAGTCAATTTGGCCTGCTCATTTTAGACTGCTTAAACCTATATAGCAAACTTCTGAGATATAAGATTTTTTTCTTGGTATTCTGGGAGGGGATTACTTTAAAACGCTTTTGTATTTTTTCTTCCGAATACAGTTAATCCTGCTAAACCGACCCCCAACAGCACAAGAGTCGTGGGTTCAGGAACAGCCTGTCCTTGACCACCACCGGTTACACCTGTCAGCAAGTTTTCGAACATGGTTGCGTTATCATTTGAGTCCAAGTAAACATTATCTCAAACATTCTGGTCAGTTATAAGAAAAACACTGCCATTGAGAATATTTTCATAGCCCATCGTCACATCACCACGTAGCTGCAGCCATAGAGTCTATGGTTACGACCTGTTATTTATTATGCATTTGATATGTGTTAACGGCCTCCTGTGCCCAACTGGAGCGCGGGCACACTTCATCTGCCAAAT
Coding sequences within it:
- a CDS encoding DnaB-like helicase C-terminal domain-containing protein, which produces MPDAMSQFYQQHLPKGQLHNYRLQAPCPFCKGSDTESNGRIQVLLNPNSFFHGYFRCTSGCVPGGFVLHFGRLSKIPLSQVPGYDPDREYPGSSVDYPIKNLNQELLGFQAKLTSEQALPLQKAKIGSGVLKELAIGFNGRYLVYPYQQADGNCYAARCIHPTRGEDCFWYGDERFFGQEFRLFNAPEIDRCENGALFLVEEEKNLLPIKQLGFPGIAVPTAADLEAISPDRFAWIRTIFLWVNNNAESEAKARTFATRVGFKVRLIRWPEDAPKNAQIFELAVKQANDWAGTVGEYLKNARAFSPFASPGAEFHGFTEQLTQESGEAYTQLISGFPLLDQALGGMHGINIIGGPPKAGKSAFCIQIATDMALRKLPVIYYDFENGRHKIYLRTLSRLSRLSTAQIKGAVLQPEGQSSLQQAQQQLKKLLFSLRVVNDRSLSPETMRRHIDFLRHETRSPYTVVVIDSLHKLPFKDISQKRSGIDGWLRQLEAIRDELAVSFLVISELARNSEGQFDQQPHLGSFKGSGDIGYSADNAMVLMPLWNPFDTTSAQDRVDELWLVASREQSPGRIAGYQVDYPYWGFIEQK
- the trmFO gene encoding methylenetetrahydrofolate--tRNA-(uracil(54)-C(5))-methyltransferase (FADH(2)-oxidizing) TrmFO — translated: MNKVKIIGGGLAGSEAAWQVAKQGIPVSLYEMKPTQYSPAHEMPLLGELVCSNSLRSNAVDSAAGLLKEEMRRLDSLIMRCADATAVPAGSALAVDRGKFAEMVTQKLEEHPLITVIREEVQAVPNPADGPVILAAGPLLSGPLAEHLQTLTGGNHLAFYDAIAPIVDAESLNWDIVYRKSRWDDEGPGDYLNCPMTKEQYLHFIDLLGNAQTVPLHDFEKPHYFEGCLPVEVMCERGPDTLRFGPMKPIGLAHPVTGERYYAVVQLRAENSEGTAYNLVGFQTKLTYGEQKRIFRAIPGLEDAIFLRLGSIHRNSFVCAPEVLDTTLQMQQHPGVFLAGQLSGVEGYIESTAMGLLAGLNASRMVREKPLVVPPAATAHGALIRHLVNTEAKHFQPSNVNFGLFPPLAFTGRKIPKKQRGEHRKNLALELLTQWQQEWE
- the ahcY gene encoding adenosylhomocysteinase — encoded protein: MSDYKVADMGLAEWGRKEVAIAETEMPGLMALREEFGKSKPLTGARIAGCLHMTIQTAVLMETLVELGAELRWSSCNIFSTQDHAAAAMAAAGIPTFAWKGENEEEFWWCIDQTIFGPDNWRPNMILDDGGDLTLVLHEKYPELMAEIRGISEETTTGVHRLYEMTKQGTLKAPAFNVNDSVTKSKFDNLYGCRESLIDGIKRGTDVMVAGKIAVVVGYGDVGKGCAQALRGMGATVLVTEIDPICALQAAMEGYRVVTMEEAAPIGNIFVTCTGNLRVITRAHMDVMPDQAIVCNIGHFDSEIDIAGIRELEWENIKPQVDHVIFPDGKRIIVLAEGRLVNLGCATGHPSFVMSNSFTNQVLAQIELWNNSTDYENKVYFLPKKLDEKVARLHLEKIGVQLTKLTAEQAEYIGVDVEGPFKPEHYRY
- the metK gene encoding methionine adenosyltransferase, whose translation is MSTHLFTSESVSEGHPDKVADQISDAILDAILEQDKHARVACESLVTTGMAMIAGEITTSAWVDMPQIVRETIREIGYNSSDMGFDWQSCAVLTSIDKQSADIAVGVDEGTGLDLDQGAGDQGLMFGYACDETSVLMPMPITYAHRLTKQQADVRKSGKLDWLRPDAKSQVTIQYEDNVAKRIEAVVLSTQHSPDVSYETLKEGVMEEIIKPVLPVEMIDAQTKFFINPTGRFVIGGPVGDCGVTGRKIIVDSYGGRGSHGGGAFSGKDPSKVDRSSSYMGRYVAKNLVAAGLATEVEVQVAYAIGISQPVSINVKTFGTGKVSEEQLVKIVGQVFDLRPKAIIQQLDLLRPIYHKTAAYGHFGRERPEFTWERTDKVDALRDAAGL
- the fabL gene encoding enoyl-[acyl-carrier-protein] reductase FabL, producing the protein MIDLQGKVALVTGGSRGIGKAVAMRLAARGAEVIINYVRHRTNASEVVSAIKERGGKCVALRANLAHEEQLEAMFAEIRQRYDRLDIVVSNAASGVLKPVEELKARHWDWAVNINARALMLITQQALPMMNKGGRIIAISSIGAVRAIPNYTVVGASKAALESLVRHLAVELGPKGITVNTVSAGVVDTDALKKFPNRDDIIGAAMERTPLGRLVVPEDVADTVLFLCSKLATMVHGHTLVVDGGYAIHG
- a CDS encoding DUF362 domain-containing protein — translated: MQSLDPRVRLCRQTSYGGAQFQNTIVQMLESGLPTATLRSARILLKPNLITATNCQLSCTNAHVILAVARYCCDLGAQVLIGDSPAFGTARSVLQRIGAAEQLDHLGVKIVEFSHSTTKRMPSGKRAQVASPVLDCDYLINLPKLKAHAQMRLTMAVKNYFGCISGLHKPLWHMVHGGKQGHFTDYLVELLSLLPPGVSLVDGIEAMHVTGPIHGKPYSLGLLAGAANPVALDTSLMTLLGLSPECCPLWKAARHAGIFGADPADIRLQGSALADFSTDGFMFPEELIPVRFNPFRFVRSSLRRWLLAFKLFGK
- a CDS encoding 3-phosphoglycerate dehydrogenase family protein gives rise to the protein MKQFTIKTINAIAQEGLELFTDRFHVDPEEGNPDGIVVRSTKIDLSSGYSNLLAIARAGAGVNNIPIDEATEKGICVFNTPGANANAVVELVYTSLGIWLRNVEKSIEFCQGLTGMRDDDAINKEVEARKKIFKGEEMAGKTMAVFGLGKIGVGVANAALHHGLQVVGFDPFPALDNIHHLDPNVTLTRSRKEALREADFISIHMPLNKNTRGYVTTKDFLEFVKEGAVLINYARGPVVDEDAVLAALENGQLRGHISDFPSVKFLGNDKILVTPHLGASTAESEENCATMAVRELKNYLEYGNIVHSVNFPNIETIPTVEVHTRLTVINRDQPGMIGMISNLLGSENINIINYTNKSNGTVGYNIIDCAGPVSADMQEKISAQEGVLRVRVIPLEIRGT